The proteins below come from a single Pirellulales bacterium genomic window:
- a CDS encoding class I SAM-dependent methyltransferase, which translates to METKIPTKETFREFYNHAAPWDISRPQEPFVKAAAEISGSVLDTGCGTGDNALFFAQQGCQVTGVDFLEEPIQRAKKKASQRGINATFLVQDALQLSKLNQQFDNIIDSGLFHVFSDEDRMRYVAELAKVLKPNGRFFMMCFSDAEPGTDGPRRVFRQELQTTFADGWQIESIDAVRFGVAENLSPQMQFTPGGPHAWFCKIRRTK; encoded by the coding sequence ATGGAAACCAAAATCCCTACGAAAGAAACATTTCGCGAGTTTTATAATCACGCTGCACCTTGGGATATCAGCCGGCCACAAGAACCATTTGTGAAGGCCGCAGCAGAAATCAGCGGTTCCGTTTTGGATACCGGGTGCGGGACAGGGGACAACGCGTTATTTTTTGCTCAACAAGGCTGCCAAGTCACTGGCGTTGATTTTTTGGAGGAGCCGATTCAACGAGCCAAAAAGAAAGCCTCGCAGCGCGGCATCAATGCGACGTTCTTGGTGCAAGATGCATTGCAGCTCAGCAAACTTAATCAACAATTCGACAACATCATTGATAGCGGTTTGTTTCATGTATTTTCCGATGAAGATCGAATGCGGTATGTCGCCGAATTAGCCAAGGTATTAAAGCCGAATGGCAGATTCTTTATGATGTGTTTTAGCGATGCGGAACCGGGAACAGATGGGCCGCGTCGTGTCTTCCGGCAGGAGTTACAAACAACGTTTGCCGATGGCTGGCAAATTGAATCGATTGACGCAGTCCGCTTTGGCGTCGCGGAGAATTTATCACCGCAGATGCAATTCACCCCAGGTGGTCCGCACGCTTGGTTTTGTAAGATTCGACGTACAAAATGA
- the hslV gene encoding ATP-dependent protease subunit HslV, whose amino-acid sequence MKVHSTTILTVRHKGKVAIGGDGQVTLGSAVMKADAVKIRRLVEGKVVCGFAGSSADAFALLERFEAKLKDFPSNVPRAATELAKEWRTDRVLRRLEALLAVVDGKHTLLITGTGDVIQPTDGVLGIGSGGSYAVAAARALVAHSTLTAGEVVRKSLEIAAGIDIYTNMNIHVEEFASES is encoded by the coding sequence ATGAAAGTTCACTCTACGACCATACTCACCGTGCGGCACAAGGGCAAAGTCGCCATCGGCGGCGATGGCCAGGTGACGCTGGGCAGCGCGGTAATGAAGGCCGATGCGGTGAAAATTCGTCGGCTGGTGGAAGGCAAAGTTGTCTGCGGCTTCGCTGGTTCTAGTGCGGATGCTTTTGCGCTGCTGGAGCGATTCGAAGCCAAACTGAAGGATTTTCCCTCCAACGTGCCTCGTGCGGCGACCGAACTTGCCAAGGAATGGCGCACTGATCGGGTGTTGCGTCGGTTGGAAGCGCTTCTGGCGGTTGTCGATGGGAAGCATACGTTGTTGATAACGGGAACTGGAGATGTCATTCAACCGACTGATGGCGTACTAGGTATCGGCTCTGGGGGATCCTATGCCGTAGCCGCGGCGCGCGCCTTGGTGGCACATTCAACGCTAACGGCTGGCGAGGTGGTACGGAAATCGTTGGAAATCGCTGCGGGAATTGATATTTATACGAACATGAACATCCACGTTGAAGAATTCGCCAGTGAGAGTTGA
- a CDS encoding molybdopterin-binding protein: protein ANVQVFRQAAQRADLVIATGGLGPTADDLTREALAAAAGVELVLDPTALERIEGLFSQRKRPMPLRNKVQAMFPRGSRVIPNPAGTAPGIDIELPRQGGSASRIFALPGVPAEMREMWQQTVAPTISAMLGSPRVIRHKQIKCFGVGESDLEAMLPDLIRRGRDPQVGITVHGATITLRITAAGESPEECYRAMEPTVATIHACLGDLVFGEGDDELEHAVLRLLTAQKKTLATAEWGSGGMIATWLADVPPSRGSFLGGIVVQNHQALAALLATESCHDSSSSEHERIVSEMAQKCREKLRTDYGLAVGELPRINPQVIETPLLHFAVAGPSGTKVRSSPYAGHPDILKTRGGKQALNLLRLTLLHSRE from the coding sequence CGCCAACGTGCAGGTATTTCGCCAGGCTGCCCAACGTGCTGACCTGGTGATTGCCACCGGCGGCTTGGGTCCAACCGCTGACGATTTAACCCGAGAAGCCCTGGCCGCGGCTGCCGGTGTGGAACTGGTGCTTGATCCGACAGCGCTGGAGCGCATTGAAGGTTTGTTTTCGCAACGTAAACGTCCCATGCCGCTGCGCAACAAAGTGCAGGCTATGTTTCCGCGTGGCAGCCGAGTAATTCCCAACCCTGCCGGCACTGCGCCGGGAATCGACATCGAGCTGCCGAGGCAAGGTGGTTCTGCATCGCGGATTTTCGCTTTGCCCGGCGTTCCGGCGGAAATGCGAGAGATGTGGCAGCAAACCGTGGCGCCTACAATTTCCGCCATGCTTGGCTCACCACGGGTCATTCGACACAAGCAAATCAAATGTTTCGGTGTGGGCGAAAGTGATTTGGAAGCCATGCTGCCCGACTTAATTCGTCGGGGACGCGATCCTCAAGTGGGCATTACCGTGCATGGCGCGACCATCACTCTGCGCATTACTGCGGCGGGCGAATCGCCGGAAGAATGCTATCGGGCGATGGAACCAACCGTTGCAACCATTCACGCCTGTCTGGGTGATTTAGTTTTCGGCGAAGGGGACGATGAATTGGAACACGCGGTCCTGCGGTTGCTGACCGCACAGAAGAAAACTTTGGCCACCGCCGAATGGGGCTCTGGCGGGATGATTGCCACCTGGCTGGCCGACGTTCCGCCTAGCCGTGGGAGTTTTTTAGGCGGAATTGTAGTTCAAAATCATCAGGCATTGGCGGCCTTATTGGCAACGGAATCATGCCATGATTCATCGTCAAGCGAACATGAGCGGATAGTCAGCGAAATGGCACAAAAATGCCGAGAAAAATTGAGGACCGATTATGGATTAGCGGTTGGCGAATTGCCCAGGATTAATCCGCAGGTTATCGAAACGCCTCTGTTGCATTTTGCCGTCGCAGGACCAAGCGGAACGAAAGTACGTTCATCTCCTTATGCAGGCCATCCCGATATTCTCAAAACCCGTGGCGGCAAGCAGGCGCTCAATTTGCTGCGGCTGACACTGTTACACAGCAGAGAGTGA
- a CDS encoding hydrolase encodes MDANTILSRSPEIMTASETGLLVIDVQQKLICLINGYARIVWNIRRLIDGAKLLGLPILATEQYPQGLGHTATELLTHLDKVFHKTTFSCSGCIELRRELEASNKRKWLVCGIEAHVCIQQTVLDLLAEGFHIYVAVDAVGSRGSFDYEIALRRMEATGATLTTVEAALFEWCQDSKSSQFKNISKLVQERPPVH; translated from the coding sequence ATGGACGCGAACACAATACTTTCCCGCAGTCCCGAAATAATGACGGCCAGCGAAACTGGGTTGCTAGTGATTGACGTGCAGCAAAAACTTATTTGTTTGATCAACGGCTACGCACGAATTGTATGGAACATCCGACGGTTAATTGATGGGGCAAAACTTTTAGGATTACCAATTCTTGCCACGGAACAATACCCGCAGGGTTTGGGGCACACAGCGACAGAGCTACTAACTCATCTAGATAAAGTGTTTCACAAGACCACGTTCAGTTGTAGCGGCTGTATCGAGTTGCGTCGTGAACTGGAAGCGTCAAATAAACGCAAGTGGTTGGTCTGTGGAATCGAAGCCCATGTGTGCATTCAACAAACAGTGCTTGATTTGCTGGCTGAAGGATTCCACATTTACGTGGCCGTAGACGCTGTTGGATCGCGCGGAAGTTTCGATTACGAAATCGCGCTGCGACGCATGGAAGCAACAGGCGCAACGCTCACGACCGTCGAAGCAGCGCTGTTTGAATGGTGCCAGGATTCCAAGTCATCGCAGTTCAAGAATATTAGCAAATTAGTGCAGGAACGACCGCCTGTGCATTAG